Proteins from one Salinispora arenicola genomic window:
- a CDS encoding solute symporter family protein: MTTVLAAEAGDNTARNLTITLFLVFVAVTLAITVWASRQTKTATDFYAGGRSFSGFQNGMAIGGDYMSAASFLGIAGLIALYGYDGFLYSIGFLVAWLVALLLVAELLRNSGRYTMADVLAFRMRQRPVRTAAAASTITVSIFYLLAQMVGAGALVALLLGIKPGTTLLGMDADAAKIATIIMVGALMVTYVTVGGMKGTTYVQIVKAFLLMGGAVAMTLLVLAKYKFNLSSLLGDAADASGKGAAFLEPGLRYGVETPGDALKTFYSKLDLLSLGIALVLGTAGLPHILIRFYTVPTAKAARKSVLWAIGIIGTFYLLTLALGFGAAALVGGEAITAQDRAGNTAAPQLAEALGMDFLGGDLGGATLLAVIAAVAFATILAVVAGLTLASSSSLAHDFYANVIKDGAASERQEVAVARISALVIGAISIVLAIFAQNLNVAFLVALAFAVAASGNLPAILYSLFWRRFNTNGAVWAIYGGLFAAVFLVFFSPVVSGSPTAMFPDQDWQWFPLSNPGLLSIPFGFLCGWIGTVISRERDEQRYAELEVRSLTGAGAH; this comes from the coding sequence ATGACCACGGTCCTCGCGGCTGAGGCGGGCGACAATACCGCCCGGAACCTGACCATCACCCTGTTCCTGGTCTTCGTGGCGGTGACGCTGGCGATCACGGTGTGGGCCAGCCGGCAGACCAAGACCGCCACCGACTTCTACGCGGGTGGCAGGTCCTTCTCCGGCTTCCAGAACGGCATGGCGATCGGCGGCGACTACATGTCGGCGGCGTCGTTCCTCGGCATCGCCGGCCTCATCGCGCTCTACGGCTACGACGGCTTCCTCTACTCGATCGGCTTCCTGGTCGCCTGGCTGGTGGCGCTGCTGCTCGTTGCCGAGTTACTGCGCAACTCCGGCCGTTACACGATGGCCGACGTGCTCGCCTTCCGGATGCGGCAACGTCCGGTGCGTACGGCCGCCGCGGCCTCCACCATCACAGTGTCGATCTTCTACCTGCTCGCTCAGATGGTCGGTGCGGGGGCACTGGTCGCCCTGCTGCTCGGCATCAAGCCGGGCACGACGTTGCTCGGCATGGACGCGGATGCCGCCAAGATCGCCACAATCATCATGGTTGGCGCGCTGATGGTCACCTACGTCACGGTGGGGGGCATGAAGGGCACCACCTATGTGCAGATCGTCAAGGCGTTTCTGCTGATGGGGGGCGCCGTCGCGATGACGCTGCTGGTGCTGGCGAAGTACAAGTTCAACCTGTCCAGCCTGCTCGGCGACGCGGCGGATGCCTCCGGCAAGGGAGCCGCCTTCCTCGAACCGGGGCTCCGGTACGGCGTCGAGACACCCGGTGACGCCCTGAAGACCTTCTACAGCAAGCTCGATCTGCTCTCTCTCGGCATCGCGCTGGTGCTCGGCACGGCCGGCCTGCCGCACATCCTCATCCGCTTCTACACCGTGCCCACGGCGAAAGCCGCCCGGAAGAGTGTCCTCTGGGCGATCGGCATCATCGGCACCTTCTACCTACTCACCCTGGCCCTGGGCTTCGGCGCCGCAGCACTCGTGGGAGGCGAGGCGATCACTGCGCAGGACCGGGCTGGTAATACCGCCGCGCCGCAGCTCGCCGAGGCGCTGGGGATGGACTTTCTCGGCGGCGACCTGGGCGGGGCGACCCTGCTGGCGGTCATCGCGGCGGTCGCCTTCGCGACCATCCTGGCGGTGGTCGCCGGCCTGACCCTGGCCTCCTCGTCCAGCCTGGCGCACGACTTCTATGCCAACGTCATCAAGGACGGGGCCGCCTCCGAACGCCAAGAGGTGGCGGTGGCGCGAATCTCCGCCCTGGTGATCGGCGCGATCTCGATCGTCCTCGCCATCTTCGCGCAGAACCTGAACGTCGCCTTCCTGGTCGCGCTCGCCTTCGCGGTGGCTGCGTCGGGCAATCTGCCGGCGATCCTCTACAGCCTGTTCTGGCGGCGGTTCAACACCAACGGCGCGGTCTGGGCTATCTACGGCGGTCTCTTCGCCGCGGTCTTCCTGGTGTTCTTCTCCCCGGTCGTCTCCGGGTCGCCGACCGCGATGTTCCCCGACCAGGACTGGCAGTGGTTCCCGCTGTCCAATCCGGGCCTGCTCTCCATCCCGTTCGGCTTCCTCTGCGGCTGGATCGGAACGGTGATCTCCAGGGAACGCGACGAACAGCGGTACGCCGAACTGGAGGTGCGCTCACTTACCGGCGCGGGCGCGCACTGA
- a CDS encoding DUF485 domain-containing protein, whose amino-acid sequence MSTDTPASALPESAAERYLAVQRSAEFAGLRRALRGFVFPMTIAFFLWYALYVILSAYARDFMGTKVVGNVNVALVFGLLQFASTFLIAWLYSWYAARRIDPVADRIRAEIGEVTHDHGPRG is encoded by the coding sequence ATGTCCACGGACACACCCGCGTCCGCCCTGCCCGAGTCAGCGGCGGAGCGATATCTGGCCGTGCAACGGTCGGCCGAGTTCGCCGGGCTGCGGCGCGCGTTGCGCGGCTTCGTCTTCCCGATGACCATCGCGTTCTTCCTCTGGTACGCGCTCTACGTGATCCTGTCCGCTTACGCGCGGGACTTCATGGGCACGAAGGTCGTCGGCAACGTCAACGTGGCACTGGTCTTCGGTCTGCTCCAGTTCGCCTCCACCTTCCTGATCGCCTGGCTCTACTCCTGGTACGCCGCCCGCAGGATCGATCCGGTCGCCGACCGGATCCGCGCGGAGATCGGGGAGGTGACCCATGACCACGGTCCTCGCGGCTGA
- a CDS encoding DUF11 domain-containing protein yields the protein MSEHDNTPNLDDIFTAYTSGGPLAVPSGAAAAQHVARRRRTTRLVAAGVLAVAVLAAAPALASTWTDQDPPIPPAETPTPTPSTLLATPTATPSPGAPTPAASAPPDGRISKEQLGNATLDIPEWPAGQLACPSGQVRFSEGVAVHPADRDITIEVRQVAHSDLDRDGAQETAALLRCNGREWSRARVLAFDRTASGDIATLGLVVEQTEQAWPTSSIIAGIRSIRPAAAAVEVEVADFGNNGVPLSLAQHQWRAYSWSGKGFVQSGGPTTFPPNPRITDLSISGGDVQLSPVGSNGAGGVIQLEVTNLGPGQAPEPQVQVYLPPGVTATSLPKGCTASKGGTEVTCQLAALTATGSTTLEVPVSAKPSGLDPGSTIEYSATVRSVETRGGGWYPSAGSDDDNVTKGVLTLPA from the coding sequence ATGTCTGAGCACGACAACACCCCGAACCTGGACGACATCTTCACCGCATACACCTCCGGTGGGCCACTGGCAGTCCCCTCCGGCGCCGCCGCCGCACAACACGTCGCCCGCCGCCGCCGAACCACCCGCCTCGTCGCCGCCGGCGTCCTAGCCGTAGCGGTACTAGCAGCAGCCCCAGCACTCGCATCAACCTGGACCGACCAAGACCCACCCATACCGCCGGCGGAAACGCCGACCCCCACCCCTTCCACGCTTTTGGCCACACCGACCGCAACGCCCAGCCCAGGGGCGCCGACCCCCGCTGCTTCGGCACCCCCCGACGGCCGGATTAGCAAGGAACAGTTGGGCAATGCCACCCTCGACATTCCGGAGTGGCCGGCAGGTCAGCTTGCGTGCCCGTCAGGCCAGGTCCGGTTCTCCGAGGGCGTCGCCGTTCATCCGGCTGACCGAGATATCACAATCGAGGTCCGCCAGGTTGCACACTCGGACCTGGACCGCGATGGGGCGCAGGAGACGGCCGCGCTGTTGCGCTGCAACGGACGGGAGTGGAGCAGGGCGCGGGTCCTCGCCTTCGACCGAACCGCGTCCGGTGACATCGCGACACTGGGCCTGGTAGTCGAACAGACCGAACAAGCGTGGCCGACATCGAGCATCATCGCTGGCATCCGCAGTATCAGGCCGGCAGCGGCGGCGGTCGAGGTCGAAGTGGCTGATTTCGGCAACAACGGCGTGCCACTGAGCCTGGCTCAGCACCAGTGGCGGGCGTACTCCTGGTCCGGCAAGGGCTTCGTCCAGTCGGGCGGACCCACCACCTTCCCCCCGAACCCCCGGATCACCGACCTGTCGATCAGCGGCGGAGACGTACAGCTCAGCCCGGTCGGCTCGAACGGAGCAGGGGGTGTCATCCAACTGGAGGTCACGAACCTGGGGCCAGGGCAGGCACCGGAGCCGCAAGTACAGGTGTACCTCCCGCCGGGGGTGACGGCCACCTCGCTACCCAAGGGATGCACGGCATCCAAGGGCGGCACCGAGGTGACCTGTCAACTAGCGGCTCTGACTGCCACCGGGAGCACCACGCTGGAAGTTCCCGTATCGGCCAAGCCCTCGGGACTCGACCCCGGCAGCACGATTGAGTACTCAGCGACAGTGCGGTCGGTCGAAACCAGGGGAGGTGGCTGGTACCCGTCAGCAGGGAGCGACGACGACAACGTGACGAAGGGAGTCTTGACCCTGCCCGCGTGA
- a CDS encoding sigma-70 family RNA polymerase sigma factor — protein MAVRMHDPGDTREQLSPTAAKDVGDSFEEFYAATFQPLMLQLYAYTADIDHARDAVQEAFSRAWPRWNKLVHYDQPAAWIRTVAMNVARNRWRRLRAARAHARFRHDDMTEGPSPDRVALARALATLPEKQRRVIVLFHIADLSITEIADQEGAAAGTVKSWLHRGRAALAAALSDSGTEETDV, from the coding sequence GTGGCGGTGAGGATGCACGACCCCGGTGACACCCGGGAGCAACTGTCACCCACGGCAGCGAAAGACGTGGGTGACAGTTTCGAGGAGTTCTACGCGGCCACCTTCCAACCGTTGATGCTTCAGCTGTACGCCTACACAGCCGACATCGACCACGCCCGCGACGCGGTCCAGGAAGCGTTCAGCCGAGCCTGGCCCCGCTGGAACAAACTGGTCCACTACGACCAACCAGCAGCCTGGATCCGCACCGTCGCCATGAACGTCGCGCGCAACCGCTGGCGCCGACTACGCGCCGCCCGCGCACACGCCCGGTTCCGCCACGACGACATGACCGAGGGACCAAGCCCCGATCGGGTAGCCCTGGCCCGCGCACTCGCCACCCTGCCCGAGAAACAACGACGGGTGATCGTGCTCTTCCACATCGCCGACCTCAGCATCACCGAGATCGCCGACCAAGAAGGGGCCGCTGCCGGAACTGTGAAGTCCTGGCTACACCGGGGCCGCGCCGCGCTCGCCGCCGCACTCTCCGACTCCGGAACGGAGGAAACCGATGTCTGA